In Candidatus Poribacteria bacterium, the following proteins share a genomic window:
- the mtnK gene encoding S-methyl-5-thioribose kinase — translation MELNLATLPGYLRQRYAEIRIFESETELHIEEIGDGNLNIVYRVWDAERPERSLVLKHAPPYIKILGPDYPLSTERLTYESRALDVYNQLASGSVPAQYNFDAEMAVIAMEDLRDASVLRDDLIAGRVDIAIAEQIGRFMGSVHSHTHIENLDSGAVQQYKQQFANTTMQAITADYVFTFPYTEHETNFWTPGLEPDVQRLKADTDFLVQAAHLKQIFLTMQQTVTHGDLHTGSVLVQNDTAKVIDAEFAFYGPPGFDLGLYWANYFLSYFSHQDTLDVQSALKTAVVQTWHTYTTEFGMADATLKAQTLQNIFHNAVGFTGLEILRRLIGAAHVKDIEGITDIPRKLSVERAALQFGLTLVKQHQSLRDVTAVLAML, via the coding sequence ATGGAACTCAACCTTGCCACGCTGCCGGGCTACCTGCGTCAACGATATGCTGAAATTCGTATATTTGAATCGGAGACGGAACTCCATATAGAAGAGATTGGCGATGGAAACCTTAATATAGTTTATCGTGTCTGGGATGCAGAGCGTCCAGAACGTTCGCTTGTCTTGAAACACGCGCCGCCCTACATCAAGATATTAGGTCCCGACTATCCGCTGTCCACAGAACGCTTGACGTATGAATCCCGCGCCCTTGACGTTTACAATCAGTTAGCGAGTGGTAGTGTCCCCGCACAATACAATTTTGATGCGGAAATGGCAGTCATAGCCATGGAGGACCTTCGAGATGCCAGCGTGCTACGTGATGACCTAATCGCAGGGCGCGTAGATATCGCTATCGCTGAACAAATTGGGCGATTCATGGGCAGCGTTCATAGCCATACACACATCGAGAATCTTGACAGCGGAGCCGTTCAGCAGTATAAGCAGCAATTTGCGAACACGACCATGCAGGCGATAACTGCTGATTATGTGTTCACCTTCCCGTATACTGAACACGAAACGAATTTCTGGACACCCGGATTAGAACCTGATGTCCAGCGACTGAAAGCAGATACGGATTTTTTGGTGCAAGCGGCACACCTCAAACAGATTTTCCTGACAATGCAGCAAACCGTAACCCACGGGGATCTGCACACGGGGAGCGTCCTCGTCCAAAACGATACAGCGAAAGTTATCGACGCTGAATTTGCCTTTTACGGTCCGCCGGGATTCGACCTCGGATTATATTGGGCAAATTACTTCTTATCCTATTTCTCGCACCAAGACACTTTAGACGTGCAGTCGGCACTTAAAACAGCGGTTGTGCAAACTTGGCACACCTACACGACTGAATTCGGAATGGCTGATGCTACCCTGAAAGCACAGACATTACAAAACATCTTCCATAACGCAGTAGGATTTACAGGACTGGAGATACTGCGCCGTCTTATCGGTGCAGCGCATGTTAAAGATATAGAAGGTATTACTGATATACCACGAAAACTAAGCGTGGAAAGGGCAGCACTTCAGTTCGGATTAACACTCGTTAAACAGCACCAATCCTTACGAGATGTCACAGCGGTTCTGGCGATGCTTTAA
- a CDS encoding DnaJ domain-containing protein yields MRDYYEILGVNRGATAEEIKKAYRKLAVQYHPDKNPGDKTAEEKFKEASNAYSVLSDPEKRRMYDIRGHAGVEGMGFEGYRTMDDIFSNLNLDDIFGRGGFGSFGGFGDAFGDAFGQRRTAAPPRGRDIRMDVSIPFEDAVLGSKKEMNVQGKRLTLTIPPGIQDGNTLRIRGHGESLGNGMSGDLLVTVSVQSHPTLTREGTDLLTDVKVSMTTAALGGSVRVQTLTGDVDLKIPSGAQPGQQFRLRGRGGVDASGRKGDLRVRLVVEIPKSLSRKQRNLLKELDKTL; encoded by the coding sequence ATGAGAGACTACTACGAAATCCTCGGTGTGAATCGAGGTGCCACCGCAGAAGAAATCAAGAAAGCCTATCGTAAACTCGCTGTTCAGTATCATCCGGATAAGAATCCCGGTGACAAAACGGCGGAGGAGAAATTCAAGGAGGCATCGAACGCGTATTCCGTACTCTCCGATCCGGAAAAGCGACGCATGTATGATATCCGCGGGCACGCGGGTGTTGAGGGTATGGGGTTTGAGGGGTATCGGACGATGGACGATATTTTCAGTAACCTGAACCTCGACGATATTTTCGGACGCGGCGGATTCGGTAGTTTCGGTGGTTTTGGTGATGCGTTCGGCGATGCGTTTGGACAACGGCGCACGGCTGCGCCGCCTCGCGGACGTGATATCCGTATGGATGTCAGTATCCCTTTTGAGGACGCGGTGTTAGGCAGCAAGAAAGAGATGAATGTCCAAGGGAAACGTCTCACACTTACAATTCCACCCGGTATTCAGGACGGAAATACCTTACGTATTCGGGGTCATGGAGAATCTCTCGGTAATGGCATGTCGGGCGATCTGTTGGTGACAGTCTCGGTCCAATCGCATCCGACACTGACGCGTGAAGGTACTGATTTGCTGACGGATGTAAAGGTCTCCATGACAACAGCAGCGTTAGGCGGTTCCGTTCGGGTACAAACATTGACTGGAGATGTGGACCTGAAAATTCCGTCGGGTGCTCAACCCGGACAGCAGTTCCGCTTGCGCGGGCGCGGTGGCGTAGATGCCTCCGGCAGAAAGGGTGATTTGCGCGTCCGATTGGTTGTGGAAATCCCGAAGTCCTTGTCCCGAAAGCAGCGAAATCTCCTGAAAGAACTTGATAAGACGCTGTGA
- a CDS encoding HU family DNA-binding protein: protein MAKLMKSDVVNSIVERTGLSKKDANAAVDAMGATICDALSNGDSVGLIGFGTFETKHRPARTGRNPQTGDPLDIPAKTVPVFKAGKKLRDAAA, encoded by the coding sequence ATGGCAAAATTAATGAAAAGCGATGTCGTCAACAGCATCGTTGAACGGACTGGCCTCAGCAAGAAAGATGCAAACGCCGCTGTTGATGCTATGGGTGCGACTATTTGTGATGCTTTGAGTAACGGCGACTCCGTTGGATTAATTGGTTTCGGAACATTTGAAACCAAACATCGACCAGCCCGCACAGGTCGCAACCCGCAGACTGGGGATCCGCTTGATATTCCGGCAAAGACAGTCCCTGTCTTCAAAGCTGGCAAGAAACTTCGCGACGCTGCCGCCTAA
- a CDS encoding aspartate-semialdehyde dehydrogenase → MRESYRVAVVGATGAVGNTMLQLLEERSFPIASLKLLASHRSAGEILSFKDTPIIIEELTHDSFEDVDVVFSSAGASVSREFIPTAVEKGALVIDNTSAFRMDAATPLVVPEVNMDAARTHNGLIANPNCSTIQMMVALKPIYDIAGIKRIVVSTYQSVSGKSGRAVMELVQQTTEALEGKPVTLDKFPHQMAFNVSFDWPFLESGDNEEEVKMINETRKILEDDTIGVSATTVRVPVFFAHSESINIETHEKLTAAQARECLAAAPGVKLVDDPSNQQYPLAVDVAGEDEVYVGRIRDDASIDNGLNLWVVADNLRKGAALNAIQIAENLLSI, encoded by the coding sequence ATGCGTGAGAGTTATCGTGTCGCGGTTGTAGGTGCAACGGGGGCTGTCGGCAATACTATGCTGCAGCTTCTTGAAGAGCGATCGTTCCCTATCGCTTCCCTCAAACTTCTGGCATCGCACCGTTCTGCTGGCGAAATCCTGTCCTTTAAAGATACCCCTATTATTATTGAAGAATTGACGCACGATTCATTTGAAGACGTAGATGTAGTGTTCTCATCAGCGGGCGCGTCTGTCAGTCGCGAGTTCATTCCGACCGCTGTAGAAAAAGGTGCGCTTGTTATTGACAATACCAGCGCATTCCGTATGGACGCAGCCACACCGCTCGTTGTTCCAGAAGTCAATATGGATGCTGCGCGTACACACAATGGACTCATAGCCAATCCAAACTGCTCCACTATACAAATGATGGTGGCACTCAAACCGATTTACGATATTGCTGGTATCAAACGGATCGTTGTTTCCACCTACCAGAGCGTCTCTGGTAAAAGCGGACGTGCTGTTATGGAGCTCGTCCAACAAACGACTGAAGCACTAGAAGGCAAGCCGGTTACTTTAGATAAATTCCCGCACCAAATGGCGTTCAACGTCTCATTTGATTGGCCCTTCTTAGAAAGCGGCGACAACGAAGAAGAGGTCAAGATGATCAACGAGACCCGGAAGATACTTGAGGACGATACGATTGGTGTCTCTGCTACAACCGTCCGAGTTCCAGTCTTCTTTGCACACTCCGAATCAATAAACATTGAGACGCATGAAAAACTCACGGCAGCCCAAGCGAGAGAATGCCTCGCCGCTGCTCCCGGTGTGAAACTTGTGGACGACCCGAGCAACCAACAGTATCCTCTCGCCGTGGATGTCGCAGGTGAAGATGAGGTCTATGTAGGTAGGATCCGTGATGATGCTTCCATAGACAACGGTTTGAATCTTTGGGTTGTTGCGGACAACCTCCGCAAAGGTGCCGCCTTAAATGCTATTCAGATAGCTGAGAACCTGCTGTCCATTTAA